A genomic segment from Stenotrophomonas maltophilia encodes:
- a CDS encoding EAL domain-containing response regulator: MQNANDITIRLLIVDDSGENAEAIVSTLRNSGIAVRPWRPQDAAELAQVLTSQAIDLVLASPSQGIPLQLAAQHIAASGKDIPLVLLAERIDEDELVQASSHGIRALALRQRPEHLLAVVRDQWVDLQARRGLRRIEAQMRETERRCDALIASSRDPIAYVHEGMHIRANDAYLEMFGYEHFDDIEGISLLDMVAAQHVEGFKQLLKGLSRGEAPPPQYQLDARHEDGSAFPATMEFAAATYEGESCLQVVLRRRMEFDPELAREVEDLRQRDQVTGLLNRPTFMLQLESAVAQAGRSEGQFGLLLIEPDHYARLLPDIGLASADILIGALAALLAEVVGEDAQLARFGEHNFAVLQAGPYAQTVALAERIREAYAAHVFSIGARSATVTVSIGGVQVGEKIASIGQVLARASECTQAAAELGNTCRIFDPAAADRVEEERVQRWVARIREALAGDGFQLHYQPVLNLQGEPLELYEAYLRLENNGELLSPTAFLGIAEEHGLLADINRWVVSQAIAVLGQRAREGNATQVLVKVTPESFDDPQMIATLRRELQAQGVPGERLWLHAPEAKVFTHLRSAQQFLAEVAPLGCRIGLEQFGSGLDSFQLLAHFQPQFLKLDRGFTSDLAATRENIDRISQITARAQEAGIRTIAEFVSDANSMTLLFSAGVDYVQGDFVGPALPEMGFEFG, from the coding sequence ATGCAGAACGCGAACGACATCACCATCCGCCTGTTGATCGTCGATGACAGCGGCGAGAATGCCGAAGCCATCGTCAGCACCCTGCGCAACAGCGGCATCGCGGTACGCCCGTGGCGCCCGCAGGACGCGGCCGAGCTGGCCCAGGTGCTGACCAGCCAGGCCATCGACCTGGTGCTGGCCTCGCCTTCACAGGGCATTCCGCTGCAGCTGGCAGCCCAGCACATTGCCGCCAGTGGCAAGGACATCCCGCTGGTACTGCTGGCCGAGCGCATCGACGAGGACGAACTGGTGCAGGCCAGCAGCCATGGCATCCGCGCCCTCGCCCTGCGCCAGCGCCCCGAGCACCTGCTCGCCGTGGTCCGCGACCAGTGGGTGGACCTGCAGGCACGCCGCGGCCTGCGCCGCATCGAGGCGCAGATGCGCGAGACCGAGCGGCGCTGCGATGCGCTGATCGCCTCCTCGCGCGACCCCATCGCCTACGTGCATGAAGGCATGCACATCCGCGCCAACGACGCCTACCTGGAGATGTTCGGCTACGAGCATTTCGACGACATCGAAGGCATTTCGCTGCTGGACATGGTCGCCGCCCAGCACGTGGAGGGCTTCAAGCAGCTGCTGAAGGGCCTCAGCCGTGGCGAGGCGCCGCCGCCGCAGTACCAGCTCGATGCGCGCCACGAGGACGGCAGTGCGTTCCCGGCGACGATGGAATTCGCTGCGGCCACCTACGAGGGCGAGTCCTGCCTGCAGGTGGTGCTCCGCCGCCGCATGGAGTTCGACCCCGAGCTGGCGCGCGAGGTCGAGGACCTGCGCCAGCGCGACCAGGTCACCGGCCTGCTCAATCGCCCGACCTTCATGCTGCAGTTGGAGAGCGCGGTGGCCCAGGCCGGGCGCAGCGAGGGCCAGTTCGGCCTGCTGCTGATCGAGCCGGACCATTACGCACGCCTGCTGCCGGATATCGGCCTGGCATCGGCCGACATCCTGATCGGCGCCCTCGCCGCCCTGCTGGCCGAGGTGGTCGGCGAGGACGCGCAACTGGCCCGCTTCGGCGAACACAATTTCGCCGTGCTGCAGGCCGGGCCCTACGCGCAGACCGTGGCGCTGGCCGAGCGCATCCGCGAAGCCTACGCCGCACATGTCTTCAGCATCGGTGCACGCTCGGCCACGGTAACGGTCAGCATCGGTGGCGTGCAGGTGGGCGAGAAGATCGCCAGCATCGGCCAGGTGCTGGCGCGCGCCAGCGAATGCACCCAGGCTGCAGCCGAGCTGGGCAACACCTGCCGCATCTTCGACCCGGCCGCCGCTGACCGTGTCGAGGAAGAACGTGTGCAGCGCTGGGTTGCGCGCATCCGCGAGGCGTTGGCCGGCGACGGCTTCCAGTTGCACTACCAGCCGGTACTGAACCTGCAGGGCGAGCCGCTGGAGCTGTACGAGGCCTACCTGCGCCTGGAGAACAATGGCGAGCTGCTGAGCCCGACCGCTTTCCTGGGCATCGCCGAGGAACACGGCCTGCTGGCCGATATCAACCGCTGGGTGGTCTCGCAGGCCATCGCGGTGCTTGGCCAACGCGCACGCGAAGGCAACGCCACCCAGGTGCTGGTGAAGGTGACGCCGGAATCGTTCGACGACCCGCAGATGATCGCCACCCTGCGCCGCGAGCTGCAGGCCCAGGGCGTGCCCGGCGAACGGCTGTGGCTGCATGCGCCGGAAGCGAAGGTATTCACCCACCTGCGCAGCGCGCAGCAGTTCCTTGCCGAAGTGGCGCCACTGGGCTGCCGCATCGGCCTGGAGCAGTTCGGCTCGGGACTGGATTCGTTCCAGCTGCTGGCCCACTTCCAGCCGCAGTTCCTCAAGCTGGACCGGGGCTTCACCAGCGATCTGGCTGCCACCCGCGAGAACATCGACCGCATCAGCCAGATCACCGCGCGTGCACAGGAAGCGGGAATCCGCACCATCGCCGAGTTCGTCAGCGATGCCAATTCGATGACCCTGCTGTTCAGTGCCGGCGTGGATTACGTACAGGGCGACTTCGTCGGCCCGGCGCTGCCGGAGATGGGGTTCGAGTTCGGGTGA
- a CDS encoding NAD(P)/FAD-dependent oxidoreductase → MSTIRCDVVVIGAGAAGLMAAITAGQRGRQVQVIDHANKVGKKILMSGGGRCNFTNTGTTPANFLSANPHFCKSALARYTPWHFIELVHKHGIAYHEKELGQLFCDVSSKQIVKMLVDECQAAGVQVRTDCSVQRIEHGSDGFRVHTTQGLFHCASLVVATGGLSIPSMGATGFGYEVARQFGHQVLPTRAGLVPLTLSGKHQERLSDLSGVALPIEARCNGKSFQNFMLLTHRGVSGPAILQISSFWQPGDALELDLLPGQDAGEWLRQMKRDRPAAELRTVLGEVLPKRLAQRLCEHWLPDRPVRQLDEPVLRQAAQLLGAFPLVASGTEGYRTAEVTLGGVDTAEVSSSTMESKRVPGLHFVGEVLDVTGWLGGYNFQWAWASGHAAGGVV, encoded by the coding sequence ATGAGCACCATCCGTTGCGATGTGGTGGTCATCGGTGCCGGCGCAGCCGGGCTGATGGCCGCGATCACTGCCGGCCAGCGCGGCCGCCAGGTGCAGGTGATCGACCATGCCAACAAGGTCGGCAAGAAGATCCTGATGTCCGGCGGTGGCCGCTGCAACTTCACCAACACCGGCACCACGCCGGCCAATTTCCTGTCGGCCAATCCGCACTTCTGCAAGTCGGCGCTGGCCCGCTACACGCCCTGGCACTTCATCGAGCTGGTGCACAAGCACGGCATCGCCTATCACGAAAAGGAACTGGGACAGCTGTTCTGCGATGTCTCGTCCAAGCAGATCGTGAAAATGCTGGTGGACGAATGCCAGGCGGCGGGCGTGCAGGTCCGTACCGACTGCAGCGTGCAGCGCATCGAGCATGGCAGCGATGGCTTCCGCGTGCACACCACGCAGGGCCTGTTCCACTGCGCCTCGCTGGTGGTTGCCACCGGCGGCCTGTCGATTCCCAGCATGGGTGCTACCGGCTTTGGTTATGAAGTGGCCCGCCAGTTCGGCCATCAGGTATTGCCGACCCGCGCCGGCCTGGTGCCGCTGACCCTCAGCGGCAAGCACCAGGAGCGGCTGTCCGACCTCAGCGGCGTGGCGCTGCCGATCGAGGCACGCTGCAACGGCAAGAGCTTCCAGAACTTCATGCTGCTGACCCACCGTGGCGTAAGCGGCCCGGCCATCCTGCAGATTTCTTCGTTCTGGCAGCCCGGCGATGCGCTGGAGCTGGACCTGCTGCCCGGCCAGGATGCCGGCGAGTGGCTGCGCCAGATGAAGCGCGACCGCCCCGCCGCCGAGCTGCGCACCGTGTTGGGCGAGGTACTGCCGAAGCGGCTGGCGCAGCGCCTGTGCGAGCACTGGCTGCCCGACCGCCCCGTGCGCCAGCTGGACGAGCCGGTGCTGCGCCAGGCTGCGCAGCTGCTGGGCGCCTTCCCGCTGGTGGCCAGCGGCACTGAAGGCTACCGCACCGCCGAGGTCACCCTGGGTGGCGTGGATACCGCCGAGGTCTCGTCTTCGACGATGGAATCCAAGCGCGTACCGGGCCTGCACTTCGTCGGCGAAGTGCTGGATGTGACCGGCTGGCTGGGCGGCTACAACTTCCAATGGGCCTGGGCCAGCGGCCACGCAGCGGGCGGCGTGGTGTGA
- a CDS encoding YaeQ family protein, producing MALTATIRKAELQISDMDRGYYATHNLTLAQHPSETDERLMVRLLAFALNAGDRLEFGRGLSTDDEPDLWEHDYTGDILQWIDLGHPDESRIRKACNRSRQVQVVNYGGNASEIWWSKQGKGLARFDNLSVVDLDGAFVEQWGQQIQRAMRWSVLIQDGEVQLLNDQIQLDVIPNWRKRAKA from the coding sequence ATGGCTCTTACCGCCACCATCCGCAAGGCCGAACTGCAGATCAGCGACATGGATCGCGGCTACTACGCGACCCACAACCTGACCCTGGCCCAGCATCCGTCCGAGACCGACGAGCGCCTGATGGTGCGCCTGCTCGCCTTCGCGCTTAACGCCGGCGACCGCCTGGAGTTCGGCCGCGGCCTGAGCACCGATGACGAGCCCGATCTGTGGGAACACGACTACACCGGCGACATCCTGCAGTGGATCGACCTGGGCCATCCGGACGAATCGCGCATCCGCAAAGCCTGCAACCGCAGCCGCCAGGTACAGGTGGTCAACTACGGTGGCAACGCCTCGGAGATCTGGTGGAGCAAGCAGGGCAAGGGCCTGGCGCGGTTCGACAACCTCTCGGTGGTCGACCTCGACGGTGCCTTCGTTGAACAGTGGGGCCAGCAGATCCAGCGTGCCATGCGCTGGAGCGTGCTGATCCAGGACGGCGAAGTGCAGCTGCTCAACGACCAGATCCAGCTCGACGTGATCCCGAACTGGCGCAAGCGCGCCAAGGCATGA
- a CDS encoding pseudouridine synthase, translated as MTLPSRLQLPPGPWATLLDGLCARFPRIARAQWQDRFARGRVLDAQGRALTADMPWQVGREIQYFREVADEPVIPFAETIVHLDAHLLVADKPHFLPVTPAGGHVRETLLARLVARTGNADLVPLHRLDRLTAGLVLFSTQRASRDAYQRLFRERRIGKTYEALAPALPGLEFPLQRDSRLVPGEPFFRMAEVPGEPNARSRIELIEAEGSIWRYRLLPETGRKHQLRVHMATLGAPIVGDDLYPQLRQRPSSAAEAPLQLLARALAFDDPLSGERRVFSSGRGLSLPAGGG; from the coding sequence ATGACCTTGCCCAGCCGGCTGCAGCTGCCGCCCGGCCCCTGGGCCACCCTGCTGGATGGCCTGTGTGCACGTTTCCCGCGCATCGCGCGTGCGCAATGGCAGGATCGCTTCGCGCGCGGCCGTGTGCTGGATGCGCAGGGCAGGGCGCTCACCGCGGACATGCCCTGGCAGGTCGGGCGGGAGATCCAGTACTTCCGCGAGGTGGCCGACGAACCGGTGATTCCCTTTGCCGAGACCATCGTCCATCTGGATGCGCACCTGCTGGTGGCCGACAAGCCACATTTCCTGCCGGTGACTCCGGCGGGCGGGCATGTGCGCGAGACGCTGCTGGCGCGGCTGGTCGCCCGCACCGGCAATGCCGATCTGGTGCCGCTGCATCGGCTGGATCGGCTGACGGCCGGGCTGGTGCTGTTCTCGACCCAGCGGGCATCACGCGACGCGTACCAGCGCCTGTTCCGTGAGCGGCGCATCGGGAAGACCTATGAGGCCCTGGCACCGGCGCTGCCCGGGCTGGAGTTTCCGTTGCAGCGGGACAGTCGTTTGGTGCCGGGCGAGCCGTTCTTCCGTATGGCCGAAGTGCCCGGTGAGCCCAATGCGCGCAGCCGCATCGAGCTGATCGAGGCCGAAGGGTCGATCTGGCGCTACCGGCTGCTGCCGGAAACCGGCCGCAAGCATCAGCTGCGCGTGCACATGGCCACGCTGGGGGCACCGATCGTGGGTGACGACTTGTACCCGCAGCTTCGGCAAAGGCCTTCGAGCGCAGCCGAGGCGCCCCTGCAGCTGCTGGCGAGGGCCCTGGCTTTCGATGACCCGTTGAGCGGTGAACGGCGGGTGTTCAGCAGCGGCCGCGGCCTGAGCCTGCCAGCCGGGGGCGGCTAG
- a CDS encoding YaiI/YqxD family protein, whose protein sequence is MTEAETPAEHASPRIWVDADACPTVIRDILFRAAERVGIELTLVANQWIRTPPSRWLRSIQVPQGLDVADSAIVERVAAGDLVVTQDIPLAALVLEKKAVALNPRGQLYTPNNMAERLSMRNFMEELRGAGVQTGGPPPLGPRDRQLFAAELDRWLARCPAR, encoded by the coding sequence ATGACTGAAGCTGAAACCCCCGCTGAACACGCCTCTCCCCGCATCTGGGTGGACGCGGACGCCTGTCCAACCGTCATTCGCGACATCCTGTTCCGCGCGGCTGAACGGGTCGGGATCGAACTGACCCTGGTCGCCAACCAGTGGATCCGCACCCCGCCCTCGCGCTGGCTGCGCTCCATCCAGGTACCGCAGGGGCTGGACGTGGCCGACAGCGCCATCGTCGAGCGGGTCGCCGCAGGTGACCTGGTGGTCACCCAGGACATCCCGCTGGCTGCGCTGGTGCTGGAGAAGAAGGCCGTGGCGCTGAACCCGCGCGGCCAGTTGTACACGCCGAACAACATGGCCGAGCGGCTGTCGATGCGCAATTTCATGGAGGAACTCCGCGGCGCCGGAGTCCAGACCGGCGGACCGCCGCCCCTGGGACCCCGCGACCGGCAACTGTTCGCCGCCGAGCTGGACCGCTGGCTGGCGCGATGCCCGGCGCGCTGA
- a CDS encoding cold-shock protein: MSERQTGTVKWFNDAKGFGFITPESGPDLFVHFRAIQGTGFKTLQEGQKVTFIAVQGQKGMQADQVQAV, from the coding sequence ATGTCTGAACGTCAGACCGGCACCGTCAAGTGGTTCAACGACGCCAAGGGCTTCGGCTTCATCACCCCGGAAAGCGGCCCGGACCTGTTCGTGCACTTCCGCGCGATCCAGGGCACCGGCTTCAAGACCCTGCAGGAAGGCCAGAAGGTTACCTTCATCGCCGTCCAGGGTCAGAAGGGTATGCAGGCTGACCAGGTGCAGGCGGTCTAA
- a CDS encoding armadillo/beta-catenin-like repeat-containing protein: MLHFLEPAEDGPWNEYICELIAMRAVSAFRPADWLRLRKMTPQMPLYWQLRCTEVLSMCGLAEAEPLLLDQLDSPDDETRIQAACALQNMSVRVGSQHTQTLRETLARTPKSRPCERADITLLLENARAAAN; encoded by the coding sequence ATGCTGCACTTCCTGGAACCTGCGGAGGACGGGCCCTGGAACGAGTACATCTGTGAGCTGATCGCAATGCGTGCGGTCAGCGCTTTCCGTCCGGCCGACTGGCTGCGGTTGCGGAAAATGACCCCGCAGATGCCTCTCTACTGGCAGCTGCGCTGCACCGAGGTGTTGAGCATGTGCGGACTCGCCGAGGCAGAACCGTTGCTGCTGGACCAGCTGGATTCACCGGACGATGAAACACGCATCCAGGCAGCGTGCGCGCTTCAGAACATGAGCGTGCGAGTGGGTTCACAGCACACCCAGACCCTGCGCGAGACATTGGCCCGTACGCCGAAATCGCGCCCCTGCGAGCGTGCCGACATCACCCTGCTGCTCGAGAACGCACGGGCGGCAGCCAACTGA
- a CDS encoding glutathione S-transferase family protein has protein sequence MRIVHHLENSRSLRVLWMLEELGLDYELRRYPRDPKTLLAPPELRNVHPLGKSPVLQDGELVLAESGAILDYLADRYDTQRQLSPSPMPADGAERIAYRYWLHYAEGSAMPPLLLTLVMGRIRNAPMPFFARPIARSIADKAERGFVGPQRRLHLDWMERRLAESPWFAGERFSAADIQMSFPIQAAAARGGGLDDKPALRGFLKRIGERPAYQRAEAHGGHLQALSGN, from the coding sequence ATGCGCATCGTTCACCATCTGGAAAACTCCCGTTCGCTGCGCGTGCTGTGGATGCTGGAGGAGCTGGGGCTGGACTACGAACTGCGCCGCTATCCGCGTGATCCGAAGACGCTGCTGGCGCCGCCGGAACTGCGCAACGTGCATCCGCTGGGCAAGTCGCCGGTACTGCAGGATGGCGAGCTGGTACTGGCCGAGTCCGGCGCGATCCTCGACTACCTCGCTGACCGTTACGACACGCAGCGCCAGCTGTCGCCGTCACCGATGCCGGCCGACGGGGCCGAACGCATCGCTTACCGCTACTGGCTGCACTATGCCGAAGGTTCGGCGATGCCACCGCTGTTGCTGACCCTGGTGATGGGCCGCATCCGCAATGCGCCGATGCCGTTCTTCGCACGCCCGATCGCGCGCAGCATTGCCGACAAGGCCGAGCGGGGCTTCGTTGGGCCGCAGCGGCGCCTGCACCTGGACTGGATGGAGCGCCGCCTGGCCGAAAGCCCGTGGTTTGCCGGCGAGCGCTTCAGTGCGGCCGATATCCAGATGAGCTTCCCGATCCAGGCCGCTGCCGCCCGTGGTGGCGGCCTCGACGACAAGCCAGCGCTGCGGGGCTTCCTCAAGCGTATCGGTGAACGCCCGGCCTATCAGCGTGCCGAGGCCCACGGCGGCCACCTGCAGGCGCTCAGCGGCAATTGA